One part of the Raphanus sativus cultivar WK10039 chromosome 7, ASM80110v3, whole genome shotgun sequence genome encodes these proteins:
- the LOC108817774 gene encoding uncharacterized protein LOC108817774: MFYGTAVWDPWLIVGQIICLQCSFYLSLGVFMVLFLGLRVPRLSLVYFFDYATLTTSTLTGWCVIASFLFTSLAVAVYMIFVVERARKCLDFSATLYIIHLYLCILNGGWPSSMAWWVVNGTGLAVMALLAEYLCIKREQREIPMDRFHSRV, encoded by the exons ATGTTCTATGGCACAGCAGTATGGGATCCTTGGCTTATCGTTGGCCAGATTATATGCCTTCAGTGCTCCTTCTATCTCTCCCTTGGAGTCTTCATGGTTCTCTTTCTTGGCCTTCGTGTTCCTCGCCTTAGCCTTGTCTACTTCTTCGATTACGCCACTCTCACCACTTCTACCCTCACCGGCTGGTGTGTCATTGCCTCTTTCCTCTTCACTTCCCTTGCAGT GGCTGTGTACATGATATTTGTGGTGGAGCGAGCGCGGAAATGCCTGGATTTCTCTGCAACTCTCTACATCATACATCTCTACTTGTGCATCCTCAATGGTGGATGGCCTTCCTCTATGGCATGGTGGGTTGTTAATGGCACGGGGCTTGCTGTTATGGCGTTGCTAGCTGAGTACCTCTGCATTAAACGCGAGCAGCGTGAGATTCCTATGGATCGTTTCCATTCAA GGGTTTGA